A single region of the Salicibibacter cibi genome encodes:
- a CDS encoding PTS transporter subunit EIIC, translating to MKKEEAIVQELISYLGGKENIISISNCMTRLRLNFHNYEKVQLEEIRNMDDVLGVVEDETLQIVLGPGTANKVAIALSETTGLTAGEDEDEHVAEDTKNHMKQKNKTPVKNFLKRIGNIFIPLIPALIASGLINGGAGLAENLGVDEQTTWLQMAQVIGGGLFAFLSILVGWTTAREFGGTPALGAVAGIIIINPELEAITLFGEELVAGQGGVFAALLAAWVMAMVERTVRKFVPAALDILLTPFITVLVVGFATLIVLQPIAAAFSDMVQMGINFLLEIGGPIAGAVLAGFFLPLVMIGMHHGLTPIHLDFIETIGYTPILTILGMAGGGQVGAALAVYVKTRSQKLKDRVKGTVPAGFLGVGEPLLFGVTLPLGRPFVTACLGAAVGGAFQAVAGTGATGIGISGLSMIPIIAEGQYLSYIIGLVLAYAFGFLFTYWFGFKEEMVKNLE from the coding sequence ATGAAGAAAGAGGAAGCCATTGTTCAAGAACTGATATCCTACTTGGGCGGAAAAGAAAACATAATCTCCATATCCAACTGTATGACGCGGCTACGGTTGAATTTTCATAATTACGAAAAGGTTCAACTTGAAGAGATCCGCAACATGGATGATGTACTAGGCGTTGTGGAAGATGAGACATTGCAAATTGTCCTTGGCCCCGGCACTGCCAATAAAGTGGCCATAGCGCTTTCGGAAACGACGGGTTTAACTGCAGGAGAAGACGAAGATGAGCACGTGGCCGAGGATACGAAAAACCACATGAAACAAAAAAATAAAACGCCGGTTAAAAATTTCCTGAAACGCATCGGAAATATTTTTATTCCCCTTATTCCGGCGTTGATCGCGTCCGGGCTTATTAATGGAGGGGCCGGTCTCGCGGAAAATCTCGGGGTAGATGAACAGACGACCTGGTTGCAAATGGCGCAAGTCATAGGGGGAGGTCTCTTTGCTTTTCTGAGCATCCTTGTCGGTTGGACGACGGCTCGGGAATTTGGGGGGACACCGGCGCTCGGTGCCGTTGCCGGTATTATAATTATCAATCCTGAACTGGAAGCCATCACACTTTTCGGAGAGGAGCTTGTCGCCGGTCAGGGCGGGGTATTTGCTGCCTTGTTAGCGGCCTGGGTAATGGCGATGGTGGAACGAACCGTGCGCAAATTCGTGCCCGCGGCTTTGGATATTCTTCTAACGCCGTTTATTACCGTTCTTGTCGTTGGATTTGCGACTCTTATCGTGTTGCAACCGATCGCTGCTGCCTTTTCTGATATGGTACAAATGGGCATTAACTTTCTGTTGGAGATCGGAGGTCCGATCGCGGGGGCTGTCCTTGCCGGATTTTTCCTTCCGCTCGTCATGATCGGCATGCACCATGGATTGACACCGATTCACCTGGACTTTATCGAAACGATCGGATACACGCCGATTCTTACCATTCTTGGCATGGCCGGAGGCGGTCAGGTAGGTGCGGCTCTTGCCGTCTATGTGAAAACGAGAAGCCAGAAATTAAAAGACAGGGTTAAAGGCACAGTGCCTGCCGGTTTTCTCGGAGTCGGGGAGCCGTTATTATTCGGGGTGACCTTGCCCCTCGGGCGCCCATTTGTGACCGCCTGTTTAGGAGCAGCTGTCGGCGGAGCTTTCCAGGCCGTCGCGGGCACCGGGGCTACAGGGATCGGCATTTCCGGTTTATCCATGATCCCAATCATCGCGGAAGGGCAGTATCTCTCCTATATTATCGGTCTGGTGCTTGCTTATGCGTTTGGGTTCCTTTTCACGTATTGGTTTGGTTTCAAGGAAGAAATGGTCAAAAACTTGGAGTAG
- the murQ gene encoding N-acetylmuramic acid 6-phosphate etherase produces the protein MFNRLETERRNPKSEHLDEMSVHEILQTMNEEDQHATEAVRDALPAIAPLVKAVTKSLQTKGRLIYVGAGTSGRLGLLDAVECRPTFGVPTSTVIGQMAGGEAAFTEAKEGAEDSQEAGERDLKNLSLKANDVVVGLAASGRTPYVAGALQYAHSCGAVTGSVACNFSAVISEHADYPIEVNTGAEVLTGSTRLKAGTAQKLILNMISTASMVGVGKVYENLMVDVRPTNEKLYKRSHRIIMEATGVDEDTAVTVFEEAGQHIKTAIVMIIADVQEKDARQMLSQANGFIKKAVRGGD, from the coding sequence ATGTTCAACCGCTTAGAAACGGAACGAAGAAATCCTAAAAGTGAGCACTTGGATGAAATGTCCGTCCATGAAATTCTGCAAACGATGAACGAAGAGGATCAACATGCGACGGAAGCGGTAAGGGATGCTTTGCCTGCGATTGCGCCATTAGTGAAAGCGGTTACAAAATCTTTGCAAACGAAAGGTCGACTCATTTATGTTGGAGCAGGCACGAGCGGACGGCTCGGGTTGCTTGATGCCGTTGAATGCCGCCCTACGTTTGGTGTGCCAACATCTACCGTCATTGGACAAATGGCAGGCGGCGAGGCCGCTTTTACTGAAGCAAAGGAGGGAGCGGAAGATTCACAGGAAGCAGGGGAGCGCGATTTAAAAAACCTTTCCTTAAAGGCAAATGATGTGGTGGTTGGTCTAGCTGCCAGTGGGCGAACACCTTACGTTGCAGGCGCTTTGCAATATGCACATTCATGTGGGGCTGTCACCGGAAGTGTTGCTTGCAACTTCTCTGCTGTAATTAGTGAACATGCGGATTACCCGATCGAGGTGAATACGGGAGCGGAAGTACTTACCGGCTCTACACGATTGAAAGCCGGCACTGCCCAAAAATTGATATTGAACATGATTTCCACCGCATCAATGGTCGGGGTAGGAAAGGTCTATGAAAATTTAATGGTAGATGTAAGGCCCACGAATGAAAAACTATACAAGCGTTCTCACCGCATTATTATGGAAGCGACTGGTGTAGATGAGGACACGGCGGTTACAGTATTTGAGGAGGCTGGCCAACACATCAAAACGGCGATCGTAATGATTATCGCTGATGTACAGGAAAAAGATGCCCGGCAGATGCTTTCACAAGCGAACGGTTTTATTAAAAAGGCAGTGAGAGGCGGGGATTAA
- a CDS encoding YwhD family protein, giving the protein MELFNKNKEKRTGSGFNILSGDSTDGDGGFGVGSLSLDHLTPIIIDPVDERVFIDMGAIHARSEIEKKVKLLENKEELNDPREYWMIWVTTGHTKDGEPKYDGVGACRFYREVEPPEGSRFRRGYKSMPEHVNNMDKALKGRIVVDLMDEKSLYMLREYLKGFSEEYWNNSDDQLKETLADS; this is encoded by the coding sequence GTGGAACTTTTTAATAAGAATAAAGAGAAACGCACAGGTTCAGGTTTTAATATATTAAGCGGAGATTCGACAGACGGAGACGGCGGATTCGGGGTAGGTTCCTTAAGTCTCGATCATTTAACGCCGATCATTATTGACCCTGTTGATGAACGTGTGTTTATTGACATGGGAGCCATCCACGCCCGTTCCGAAATTGAGAAGAAGGTTAAACTGCTCGAAAATAAAGAGGAGCTGAATGACCCGAGAGAATATTGGATGATTTGGGTGACGACCGGCCATACGAAAGATGGGGAACCGAAGTATGACGGCGTCGGGGCTTGCCGTTTTTATCGGGAAGTTGAGCCTCCGGAAGGCAGTCGTTTTCGCAGAGGATACAAAAGCATGCCTGAACATGTAAACAACATGGATAAAGCCTTAAAAGGCCGGATCGTTGTGGATCTTATGGATGAAAAATCCCTGTACATGTTGCGGGAATATTTGAAAGGGTTCAGTGAAGAATACTGGAACAATTCAGATGATCAACTCAAAGAAACATTGGCGGATTCGTGA
- a CDS encoding peptidoglycan-binding protein codes for MKKYALSTVVAVGLLFAPNAADAFSVDADSMSEGDVNDSVNELQTELKDLGYFEGSTGSTFGPRTLSAVKAYQEDHSISSEAGNFFGVAGPQTIGSLEESSSSDESTSESTSSEGNSSSMSNGDTGEAVSDLQAQLQDLGYYDGNVDSIFGPQTESAVKAFQQDHGISSEAGNFFGVAGAATLSSLEGQPSENTGNNDNSEDNSSDNSSEESSTEDTASENNNTEESSTEDNTSENNNTEESSTEDTASESNNTEESSSESESSSENESNSESENSGSDNATNEEDNTEEVVDGASTDNNGGDASGVIDTAMAQMGTPYSYGANGPGAFDCSGFINYVLDQNGQGPDHRADTSSLYNMSTSVSNPSEGDLVFFDTSGGVSHAGIYIGNGEFIHASASNGVTIDSIDDPHYWGDKYIGAGSL; via the coding sequence ATGAAAAAGTATGCTTTAAGTACAGTCGTGGCAGTAGGATTGCTATTCGCACCAAACGCAGCAGACGCATTTAGTGTAGATGCAGATTCGATGTCCGAAGGAGACGTAAATGACTCCGTAAACGAACTGCAAACAGAACTAAAAGATCTCGGGTACTTTGAAGGTTCCACAGGATCCACGTTCGGTCCAAGAACGCTAAGCGCTGTAAAAGCTTATCAAGAAGATCATAGCATTTCTTCAGAAGCGGGGAACTTCTTTGGGGTTGCAGGGCCCCAAACAATCGGTTCACTTGAAGAATCTTCTTCTTCAGATGAAAGTACTAGTGAAAGCACTAGTTCCGAAGGAAATTCAAGTTCCATGTCCAATGGAGATACTGGTGAAGCCGTAAGTGATCTTCAGGCACAACTTCAAGATCTAGGATACTACGACGGTAATGTCGATTCTATTTTCGGTCCGCAAACGGAAAGTGCCGTAAAAGCTTTTCAACAAGATCACGGCATTTCTTCAGAAGCGGGGAATTTCTTTGGAGTAGCAGGAGCAGCAACATTAAGCTCCCTTGAAGGACAGCCAAGTGAGAATACCGGCAACAATGATAACTCCGAAGATAATTCATCAGATAACTCATCTGAAGAAAGCAGCACTGAAGACACTGCTTCCGAGAACAACAACACTGAAGAAAGCAGTACTGAAGACAACACTTCCGAGAACAACAACACTGAAGAAAGCAGTACTGAAGACACTGCTTCCGAGAGCAATAACACTGAAGAAAGCAGTTCCGAAAGCGAAAGCAGCTCAGAGAACGAAAGCAACAGTGAATCCGAGAATTCCGGTAGCGACAACGCTACAAATGAAGAAGACAATACCGAAGAAGTCGTCGATGGTGCCTCGACTGATAACAATGGTGGTGACGCTAGCGGCGTGATCGATACTGCTATGGCACAGATGGGAACTCCATATAGTTATGGCGCTAACGGTCCAGGCGCATTTGATTGCAGCGGATTCATCAACTACGTGCTTGATCAAAACGGACAAGGTCCTGATCATCGCGCAGACACATCTTCTCTGTATAACATGAGCACATCCGTATCGAATCCGAGCGAAGGCGATCTCGTATTCTTTGACACTAGCGGCGGTGTATCCCACGCGGGTATCTACATCGGAAATGGTGAATTTATTCATGCGAGTGCATCAAACGGCGTAACGATCGATAGCATCGATGACCCTCATTATTGGGGCGACAAGTACATCGGAGCTGGGAGCCTCTAA
- a CDS encoding YwgA family protein: MLDQHVNVLSLLQTVGEITGRKKFQKIVFISKKLGMPFHEKYDFHRYGPYSEELNLRLEELQQFEFISEIKEEMAGYHQYRYQVATNGEHFLKTKGNNRETFEQQKNVIQEMNVCSSKFLELTATILFLEPANQEEIIRKVHVLKKTQNYSKADIEHAYAHIERWRQHLNKVKLPSEGRVSSSFDG; the protein is encoded by the coding sequence GTGTTGGACCAACATGTCAATGTCTTGTCATTATTGCAGACGGTTGGAGAAATAACCGGACGCAAGAAGTTTCAAAAAATCGTTTTTATCAGCAAAAAATTAGGAATGCCGTTTCATGAAAAGTACGATTTTCATCGCTATGGTCCGTATTCCGAAGAACTGAACCTTCGCCTTGAAGAACTGCAACAATTTGAATTTATATCGGAAATTAAAGAAGAGATGGCAGGGTATCATCAATATCGCTATCAGGTGGCTACAAATGGCGAACATTTTCTGAAAACAAAAGGTAATAATCGTGAAACATTTGAACAACAGAAAAATGTCATTCAAGAAATGAATGTTTGCTCATCCAAGTTTCTTGAATTGACCGCCACGATCCTTTTTTTGGAACCTGCAAATCAAGAAGAAATCATCAGGAAAGTACATGTGTTAAAGAAGACGCAAAACTACTCCAAAGCGGATATTGAACATGCCTATGCCCATATTGAACGTTGGAGGCAACACCTTAATAAAGTGAAACTGCCATCAGAGGGGAGGGTATCATCCTCTTTTGATGGTTAG